The Ascaphus truei isolate aAscTru1 chromosome 11, aAscTru1.hap1, whole genome shotgun sequence genome includes a window with the following:
- the LOC142462895 gene encoding olfactory receptor 5V1-like — MERDNVTSVQTFILLGFSHLPHLRLFLVSVFSLLYIFTLLGNGLIIILIKTDHRLHTPMYFFLANFSLMDLFYPSVTVPKMIWDLVFREGVISFHGCIAQLFFFITFASNECLFLSVMAFDRYLAICKPLHYGTIMSHRMCLKLTGGAWVTGFLYSVIHTVLTNSMLFCGPNLINHFFCEIPPLFQLACSDITFNMTCVFVSAFVMGVCNFSITLGSYTGIVSIILRIKSTEGRMKAFSTCVSHLMVVSMYYGTLLITYFRPMSSYSQSRDRTAAVIYTTVTPVLNPVIYSLRNKDVKKALKKILWKGAIS, encoded by the coding sequence ATGGAGCGAGACAATGTTACTTCTGTCCAGACCTTCATCCTTCTGGGATTCTCCCACCTCCCTCATCTTCGCCTCTTCCTTGTCTCTGTCTTCTCTCTTCTCTACATCTTCACATTGCTGGGAAACGGCCTCATCATTATTCTCATCAAAACTGACCACCGgctgcacacacccatgtattTCTTCTTGGCCAACTTCTCTTTAATGGACCTTTTTTACCCATCGGTCACGGTTCCCAAAATGATCTGGGACCTTGTTTTTAGGGAGGGTGTAATATCCTTCCATGGATGCATAGCTcagttatttttcttcataaCATTTGCTTCAAATGAgtgcctctttctctctgttaTGGCTTTTGACCGATATTTAGCCATTTGCAAACCTCTCCATTATGGGACCATTATGAGCCATAGGATGTGTTTAAAGCTGACAGGTGGGGCATGGGTTACAGGCTTCCTCTATTCTGTCATTCATACCGTCCTCACCAACAGCATGTTATTCTGTGGTCCTAACCTTATCAACCACTTCTTCTGTGAGATCCCCCCTCTCTTCCAGCTTGCCTGCTCCGATATCACGTTCAACATGACGTGTGTCTTTGTGTCCGCGTTTGTCATGGGGGTGTGTAACTTCTCCATCACCCTCGGCTCCTACACAGGCATTGTGTCCATCATACTGAGGATAAAGTCCACGGAGGGGAGGATGAAAGCCTTCTCAACTTGTGTGTCCCACCTCATGGTGGTCTCCATGTATTACGGGACACTCTTAATCACTTATTTCCGTCCCATGAGCAGCTACTCCCAGTCCAGGGACCGAACAGCTGCTGTGATCTACACCACAGTAACCCCAGTGCTAAATCCCGTAATATATAGTCTGCGGAATAAGGACGTGAAAAAGGCACTGAAGAAGATTTTGTGGAAGGGAGCAATCTCCTAA
- the LOC142462896 gene encoding olfactory receptor 5V1-like, giving the protein MERDNVTSVQTFILLGFSHLPHLRLFLVSVFSLLYIFTLLGNGLIIILIKTDHRLHTPMYFFLANLSLMDLLYPSVTVPKMIWDLVFREGVISFHGCIAQLFFFITFASNECLFLSVMAFDRYLAICKPLHYGTIMSHRMCLKLTGGAWVTGFLYSVIHTVLTNSMLFCGPNLINHFFCDIPPLFQLACSDITFNMMCVFVSVFVMGVCNFSITLSSYTGIVTIILRIKSREGRMKAVSTCASHLMVVSMYYGTLLITYFRPMSSYSQSRDRTAAVIYTTVTPVLNPVIYSLRNKDVKRALKKILWKGAIS; this is encoded by the coding sequence ATGGAGCGAGACAATGTTACTTCTGTCCAGACCTTCATCCTCCTGGGATTCTCCCACCTCCCTCATCTTCGCCTCTTCCTTGTCTCTGTCTTCTCTCTTCTCTACATCTTCACATTGCTGGGAAACGGCCTCATCATTATTCTCATCAAAACTGACCACCGgctgcacacacccatgtattTCTTCTTGGCCAACTTGTCTTTAATGGACCTTTTGTACCCATCGGTCACGGTTCCCAAAATGATCTGGGACCTTGTTTTTAGGGAGGGTGTAATATCCTTCCATGGCTGCATAGCTCAGTTATTTTTTTTCATAACATTTGCTTCAAATGAgtgcctctttctctctgttaTGGCTTTTGACCGATATTTAGCCATTTGCAAACCTCTCCATTATGGGACCATTATGAGTCATAGGATGTGTTTAAAGCTGACAGGTGGGGCATGGGTTACAGGCTTCCTCTATTCTGTCATTCATACCGTCCTCACCAACAGCATGTTATTCTGTGGTCCTAACCTTATCAACCACTTCTTCTGTGACATCCCCCCTCTCTTCCAGCTTGCCTGCTCCGACATCACTTTCAACATGATGTGCGTCTTTGTGTCCGTGTTTGTCATGGGGGTGTGTAACTTCTCCATCACCCTCAGCTCCTACACTGGCATTGTGACCATCATACTGAGGATAAAGTCCAGGGAGGGGAGGATGAAAGCCGTCTCCACTTGTGCGTCCCACCTCATGGTGGTCTCCATGTATTACGGGACACTCTTAATCACTTATTTCCGTCCCATGAGCAGCTACTCCCAGTCCAGGGACCGAACAGCTGCTGTGATCTACACCACAGTAACCCCAGTGCTAAATCCCGTCATATATAGTCTGCGGAATAAGGACGTGAAAAGGGCACTGAAGAAGATTTTGTGGAAGGGGGCAATCTCCTAA